A window of Microbispora hainanensis genomic DNA:
GGCGCGTAGTTCGTCCGGTTCCACCCCGGTGCGCGGAAGGGTGACGTCAAGGTCCAGCGCGATCCGGCCCGGCCGGCGGGTGAGCACGACGACGCGGCTGCCGAGGAAAACGGCCTCCTCGACGCTGTGGGTGACGAACACCGACGTCCGGCCGGTCTGCGCGCTCACCCGGCGCAGGTCCTCCTGCAGGCGCTCGCGGGTGAGCGCGTCCAGGGCGGCGAACGGCTCGTCGAGCAGCAGCAGCGGGTCGTCGCCCGCGAGCGCCCTGGCGATCGCCACGCGCTGCTGCTGCCCCCCGGAGATCTGCCAGATCCTCCGGTCGGCCACGTCGTGCAGGCCGACCCGTTCCAGCAGTTCGGGCACCCGGCGGGCACGTTCCGCACGGGGCACTCCGGCGTAGCGCAGGGCCAGCTCGACGTTGCCGCCCACGGTCTTCCACGGAAACAGGCGGGGCTGCTGGAAGACGATCCCGGCGCCTGCGCCCGGGACCGGCTCGGCGCCACCGGTCCGTACGGTGCCGGAGGTCGGCCGCTCGAAGCCCGCGACGAGGCGCAGCAGCGTGCTCTTGCCGCATCCGGACGCCCCGACGAGCACGAGGAAGGCGCCGGGAGGGATGGTCAGGGAGATCGGCCCCAGGGCGGCGACCGGACCTCCCGGGCCGCCGTAGACGTGTTCGACCTCGTGCAGGTGGACGGCGGCGGCCTCCTCGCCCGTCCCGGCCGGGGCGGCGGCCGCCTCAGGGCGCGAGGACATCGGGAAGCCCCTTGGTGTAGATCGCCCGTTCAACCGTGGCGAGGTCGGGCACCGCGTCGATCTTCTGCTGGTCCTTGAGGAACTGCGCCGCGCTCACCAGGTTCTGCGCCAGGCCGCCGACCTTGTCCGGCGTGCCGAGCCACTCCGGCGAGGACAGGTCGGCCGGCCTGAGGAAGACGCCCTGGCTGAGCTGCTCCTTGGCCGCGTCCTTGCCGATGTTGAGCTCCGCGCCCACCGCCTGGGCCGCGGCGTCGGGGTCGTCCGCGATCAGGTCGAGCGCCCTGGCCTCGGCCTTGCGCCAGGCGTCCACCACGTCGGGGTGCGCCTGGACGAACGCGGTGGACACCACGCCCAGGTCGAGGGTCGGCTTGCCCGCCGTCGCCAGCTCCCGGCTGCTGATGATCGTCTTGCCGGTCTTCTTGATCTCGTCGAGCGTGGGCAGCCAGACGTAGGCGGCGTCGATATCGCCGCGGGTCCAGGACGCCAGGATGTCCTGCGGCTCCAGGTCGACGATGTTCACCTCGGACTCCCGCACCCCGGCCTTGTCGAGCGCGGCGAGCAGGCTGTAGTGGGACGTCGAGGCGAACGGCGTCGCCACCTTCCTGCCGCGCAGGCCCTCCACGGACGAGATGCCGGTGCCGTCGCGGGCGACCAGCGCCTCGTTGTCACCGGCCACGTCGAGCACGAACGCCACCTGGTAGGGGATGTTGAGCGGCGCGGACAGCCCGCGCGCGACCGGGCTCGACCCGATGGCCGCGATGTCCACGCTCTTGGCCACGAAGGCCGTGTTGATGCTCGCGCCGGAGTCGAACTTGGTCCACTTGACGGTGTAGCCGGGCAGCGCCTGCTCCAGCCACCCCTTGTTCTTCACGATGAGGTCCCCGCTGGGGAACGCCTGATAGGCGATGCGGATGGTGCGGTCCGCCGCGTCGCCGCCGCCTCCGCTCGTGCCGGAGGCCGCGCCGTCGCCGCACGCGGCGAGGACGGCGGCCGTCGCGGCGGCCAGGGCGACGGAGAGCAGGCGCGTGAGGCGTGGTCGTGACATGGCGGAGGGTTCCTTCTGCGGTGGGAGGGAGGCGGTGGAAGGGAGGCGGTGGAAGGGAGGCGGTGGAAGGGAGTGCGGCTGGAGGGAGATCGACGGTGCCGGACAGGGGCTCAGACGCGGCCGCGCCAGGGGATGAGCCGGTTCTCCGCGACGCGCAACAGGCCGTCGATCAGCAGCCCGGACAGGCCGATCGCGAGCAGCCCGAGCACCACGACGTCGGTCTGCAGGTAGCGCTGGGCGTCGCGGACCATCCCCCCGATGCCCGGCACGCCGTTGACGGTCTCCGCCGCGACGACCGAGGAGTACGCGACCCCGACGGCCAGCCGGACACCGGTGAAGATCTCCGGCAGCGCGGCCGGCAGCACCACGTCCTTGATCACGTCCCGTCGTGACGCGCCCAGCGCCCGGGCCGCCTCCACCAGGCCGGTCGGCGCGCCGTGGACGGCCGCGGCGGTGGCCACGGCGACCGGCGGGAGCGCGGCGATGGCGAGCAGCCACAGCTTGGGCGTCTCGTCGATGCCGAACCAGATGATCAGCAGGCTGAAGTACGCCAGCGGAGGCAGTGCCCGTACGAACGTCACGACCGGCTCGGCCACGAGGCGGATCCACGGCACGGTGCCCAGGACGACGCCGAGGGCGAGCCCGGCCACCACGCCGAGCGCCGAGCCGATGAGGATGCGGCGCAGGCTGATCGCCAGATGCTCGACGAGCAGGTGACCGCTGTAGCCGCGGACGCCATCGTGCGTGGTGGACAGCAGGACGAGCTGGTCCCACACGGCCCGGGGCGCGGGGACGAACGACGGATTGCCCGCCGCGACCGCCGCCAGCTGCCACAACGCGAGCAGTGCGAGCAGCGACAGCACCCGCACGCCGATCCGGCGGGCGCTGCGCCCTCGCCGGCCCGGACCGGAGACGGCGGGCGCCCCTTCGACAGGCGCCCCTTCGACAGGCGCTGCCTCGCCGGGCGCTCCCTCGCCGGGAAGGAGCGAACGGGGAGCCGCCGAGGGGGATCTGGAGGGGGCTCTTGAGGGGGATGACGTCACAGTGGTCGCTCCGTGTGGAGGGCGCCGCACCGCCGGGAGGCGAGGCGGGCACGGCGCGGCGACGGATGGGGGGGCGTCCGGTGAGGGTGACCACGCCGGACGGGGCCCGTACGGGGGACCGGACGGGGAGCACGGTTCAGGAGCGACAGGCCGAGCCGTTCAGACGGCACAGGTCGACGTGCCGACGCCGGACCAACCACGATGCCGTAAACACAGATATTTCCTACCAAATTTGTAGGGTGATGGCAATCACCGCACGGTGGCGCCGCGCTGCCGGCTCACGGGGTGGAGTAGGGTCGCCGGGTGCCTGACCCGATCTTCGCTCACCCACGTCTGGCCGCCGTTTACGACGCGTTCGACGGAGACCGCGACGATCTCGACGTCTATCTCGCCGTCGCCGGCGAGCTGGGCGCGGAGCGCGTGCTCGACGTCGGCTGCGGCACGGGATCCCTGGCGGTCCTGCTGGCGGACAGCGGACGCACGGTCATGGGCGTCGATCCCGCCGAGGCGTCGCTGCGGATCGCCAGGTCGAAGGACCGGGCCGGAAGGATCACCTGGATCCATGGCGACGCCACCACGGTCCCGGCGTTCGACGCCGACCTCGCGGTGATGACGGGCAACGTGGCGCAGGTCTTCCTCACCGACGACGACTGGACGCGGACGCTGCGGGGCGTCCACGGCGCGCTCCGCCCGCGGGGATATCTCGTGTTCGAGACCAGGCGGCCCGGACGCCGGGCATGGGAGGACTGGGCCGCCGGCGCCGGTCCGGTCGTCCTCGACCTTCCGGAGACCGGGCCCGTGGAGCAGCGCCTCGACGTCACCGACGTGAGCCTGCCGCTGGTGTCGTTCCGCTACACCTACACCTTCCTGGCCGACGGCGAGGTGATCACGTCGCACTCGACCCTCCGGTTCCGCGACCGGGACGAGGTGGAGACGAGCCTGGCCGCGAACGGCTACCGCGTGCTGGACGTGCGGGACGCCCCCGACCGCCCGGGCCGCGAGTTCGTGTTCGTGGCGCAGCGCACGACCTGAAGCAGCGCACAACGTGAAGCAGCGCACGACCTGAAGCAGCGCACGACCTGAAGCAGCGCACAACGTGAAGCAGCGCACAACGTGAAGCGGCGCCAGACCTGAAGCGGCGCGCGCCGGGGGCGTTACAACCCGAAGCGCCGCAGGGCCCGCCGATAAATGGTGGAAACGGCCGCACTTTTCTGCAGTCACAAACTACACATTACTCAATTCATCGGGCATATCCGAATAAAAATCCGGGACGAATCGCCCCGCACAGAGGGCCTCCCACCGGCACAGAGTGGCCGATTGTGGCCAACTGGGAACTTGCCGTAAGCGGGTCTATTTACATCTATTCATTGACCGGTCACCATATGTCCGTGGCCACACCCCCTCGCTGATCAGCGCCGAACAGATCAGCGAGGTCGTCAACTCATGGAATTCGGCATCAACTCGCGCCGGCAGCCGAATTCCCCATGACATAACGCCACACCAGAAGGAACGACACCGTGATAATGACGCGACGATTACGGGCCGCCGTGTGCGCGGCCGCGGCCGCTGCGACGCTGGTCGCCGGGGTGGGGACGGCGTACGCCGCGCCCGGGGTCACCCCCGCGGACGTGACGCTCGACCTGGCCCGCGGCGAATCGAAGACGATCGACAAAACCGTCTCCACTCCGGTCGTCCCGCCCAAGCCGGATATCGCTTTCCTGATCGACACGACAGGCAGCATGGGCGGGGTCATATCCAACGTGCGGACCAACGCGAACGCCATTTTCTCCAATGTCGCCTCGGCACAGCCGGACGCCCAGTTCGCGGTCGCCGAATACAAGGACGCGGCGGACTCGACTCCATTTCGGGTGGCGCAGAATCTCACCGGCGACCCGGCCGATGTCACCGCCGGCATCAATTCGCTGTCCGCGTCGGGCGGAGGCGACTTCCCCGAAGACGGCATCAACGCCCTGTACCAGGTCGCCACGGGAGCGCTCTCCTTCCGGCCGGACAGCACCCGGATCGTGTTGCTGATCGGAGACGCCCCCAGCCACGACCCCAGCGGCGGCCACTCGCTGGCCGACGCGATCAGCGCCCTGAAAGCGGCCGACATCACCGTGCTCGCCTTCGACCTGGCCGGGCTGAACTCGAGCGGGCAGGCGGCCGCGATCACCGACGCCACCGACGGACAGCTGTTCTCCGGCCTCAACCCCTCGGAGGTCAGCGACACCATCCTGTCGGCCCTGCACAACCTGCCGGTCACGGTCACCCACAAGCTGCGCGACTGCGACCCGAACCTGTCGGTCTCCCTGACCCCGGACAGCCGTACGGTGACCAGCGGCGAGGATGCCGCGTTCTCCGAGAAGGTCACCGTCGGCGACGGAGCCGCGCCGGGAAGCACCCTCACCTGCAAGGTGGACTTCCTGGTCAACGACGTCCTGTCGCCCGGGTTCACCGAAACGATCACCGAGCACGTCCCGAAGGCGACCCCGAAGATCACCACGACGCCGTCGGGCGAGACGCCCGCGGGCGGAAACGTCTCGGACACCGCGACCCTGTCCGGCGGCCACCACCCGACGGGCACCGTCAAGTTCGAGCTGTTCGGACCCGGCGACACCGAGTGCGAGACGCCCATCGCCACCCGCACCGGATCGGTGTCGGACAGCGGCACGGCGACGTCCGGCGACATCCCGGCGGGCGGCGTGGGCACCTACCGGTGGGTGGCCTCCTACAGCGGCGACGACGCCAACACCCCGGTCACCTCCGAATGCGGTGAGGAGGTCGAGGTCGTCAAGGCCACCCCGGGCATCGCCACCACGCCGTCGGGGTCGGTCCCGGCCGGCGGCGCCGTCTCCGACACCGCCACGGTCTCCGGCGGGTTCCACCCCACCGGCACCGTCGAATTCCAGCTGTACGCGCCCGGCGACACCGACTGCAAGACGCCGATCGCCACCCGCACCGGCGACCTGTCCGGCAGCGGCACCGCCGCGTCCGGCGACGTGACCATCGGCGCGGCCGGCACCTACCGGTGGACCGCCACCTACAGCGGCGACGCCAACAACAACTCCGTCACCTCGCCGTGCAGCGACGAGGAGGTCAAGGTCACGCCGCAGCGGCTGACCGGACGGGCCTACGGCCTGACCGCCGGCGCCTCCCTGGCCGGCCTGCAACTGGTCAACATCGCACGCACCCCGGACACCGGCCCCGTCTCCACCACGTCGTCCGGCAGCACCTCGGTCCCCTGCACCGCCACCCTCAGCGGGCTGATCAGCGCGCACGCCCTGTGCGCCAAGGTCGTCACCACCGAGTTCCCCGGCAAGTCGGAGGCCACCGCCTCCATCGACGACACCTCCATCGGGATCACCGGCATCCCCGTGATCACCATCGGGGCCATCAAGTCCAGCTCCACCACCACCTGCTCCGGATCGAGCGGGACCACCACGATCGCCTCCCTCAAGGTCGGCAACACGGTGGTCATCTCGGCGCCGACGAACATCGCGCCCAACACCACGATCAACGTCGGCGTGGTGAAGCTGGTCCTCAACGAGCAGATCCCGTTCACCACGCCCGACAAGGGCCTGACCGTCAACGCGGTTCACGTCACCGTCAACGCCCTCGGCCTGGCCAAGACCAACGTGGTCCTGGCCTCCGCCGAGAGCGACATCGGCAACTGCCCGTGACCTGAGCCGACCGACCCCGGGGCCGGGCGGAGCGCCGTGACTCCGCCCGGCCCCGGCCGATTCGGCACGAGTCTCAGTGCCCGCCGGCGTCGGCGAGGACGCGGCGGGCCTGCCGGACGACGGCCTCGTCCACGAAGCGGCCGTCGGCGAGGGCCACCGCGCCCTGGTCGGCGGCGGAGACGACCTCCAGGGCGGCCGCGATCTCCTCCTCCGTCGGGTGGTAGGCCGCCGCGATCACCGGAAGCTGGACGGGGTGGATGGCCGCCCTGCCGCGAAATCCCATGGCCCGGCCCGAGGCGCAGGACGCGGCCAGGCCGTCGAGGTCGCGGACGTTCGCATAAACGGACTGGGCCGGGGCCGGCAGCCCCGCCGCGCGGGCCGCGACCACGATGCGGGACCGCGCCCAGGCCAGGCCCGCCTCGTCGGTCACACCGAGGTCGGCGCGCAGATCGGCCTCGCCGAGGCCGATCCCGGCGACGGCCGGTGAAGCGGTGGCGATCTCGAAGGCGCGCTCCAGCCCGAGGGCCGACTCGATGATCAGCCGCAGCGGCACGCCCGGCACCGCGTCGGCGATCCGGCGGACCTCGTCGGCCGACTCCACCTTGGGGACGCGCAGGCCGCCGCTGCCGCGCAGCAGCGTTCCGAGCGCGTGCAGGTCGGCCTGGCCGTACGGTGTGCGGACGTCGTTGACCCGGATCTCCACGCGCGGCCGCGGCGTGGCCAGCAGGGCGGCGACCCCGGCGCGGGCGGCGTCCTTGTTCTCGGGGGCGACCGCGTCCTCCAGGTCGACGATCACCATATCGGCCTCGCCGCCCAGGGCCTTGCCGATCCGGTCGGGGCGGTCGGCGGGCACGTACAACCATGTCAGGGGCGCGGCCGGGACACCAGGAGCGTCCATCACACCACTCCCTTGGCCCGCAGTGCCTCGATCTGCGCATCGGTCAGGCCGAGGCCGCGCAGGATCTCATCGGTGTCGGCGCCGTGCGGGCGGCCGGTCCACCGGATGTGTCCCGGTGTCTCCGACATCCGGAACATCACGTTCTGCATCCGCAGCGGGCCCAGCTCGGGGTCCTCCACGGTCGTCACCGCGTCGAGCGCGGTCAGCTGCGGGTCGGCCAGCACGTCGCGCACGTCGTAGATGGGCGCCACGGCGGCCTCGGCCTCCTCGAACGCCCGCAGCACCTCCTCCCGGGTCCGCTCGCCGACCCAGGCCGCGACGGCCGCGTCGAGCTCGCCGACGTGCGCCACCCGGCCCGCGCCGGTGGCGAACCACGGCTCGTCCACCAGGTCGGGCCGGCCGACCAGGCGCATCACGCGTTCCGCGATGCTCTGCGCCGAGGTCGAGACCGCGACCCACGAGCCGTCGCGGCAGCGGTAGGTGTTGCGCGGAGCGTTGTTGACCGAGCGGTTGCCGGTGCGCGGGGGCACGACGCCGAGCCGGTCGTAGATGGTGGGCTGGGCGCCGAGCACGGTCAGGATCGGCTCGATGATCGACAGGTCGACGACCTGCCCGCGCCCCGACCGCAGGGCAGTCATCACGGCGAACGCGGTGGCCAGCGCGCAGATGCCGTCCGCGAGCCCGAACGGCGGCAGCGTGGGCGGCCCGTCCGGTTCCCCCGTCATCGCGGCGAACCCGCTCATCGCCTCGGCGAGGGTGCCGAAGCCGGGCCGTCTGGCGTACGGGCCGAACTGGCCGAAGCCGGTGACCCTGGCGAGCACCAGATCGGGGTTGGCCTTGCTGAGCCGGTCCCAGGACAGGTTCCAGCGCTCCAGCGTGCCGGGGCGGAAGTTCTCGATGAGCACGTCGGCGTCCTCGACGAGCCGGACCAGCAGGTCCTGCCCCTCAGTGGTGGACAGGTCGAGGGTCATCGTCCGCTTGTTGCGGCCGAGCATCTTCCACCACAGCCCCCCGGGGCCGTGCCCGCGCGACGGGTCCGGCCTGCGCGGGTGCTCGATCTTGATGACGTCCGCGCCGTAGTCGCCGAGCAGCATCGCGGCGGTCGGCCCGGCGAACAGCGTCGCGGCGTCGATGACGCGCACGCCGTCGAGCGGCCCGGTCACAGTCCCTCCTCCATCAGGTGGTCGATCTCGTGGCGGTGGGGCATGGAGGTGCTGGCGCCCTCCCGCTGCACCGACAGCGCCGCGGCGGCCGAGGCGAAGCGCAGCGCCCGCGCCGGATCGGCCCCCTCGGTCCTGGCGACGGCCAGCGCCGCCGCGAAGGTGTCGCCCGCCGCCGTCGTGTCCACCGCCCGCACCGGTACGGCGGGCTCGTGCAGGCGGACGCCCTCGCGCGAGCCGTACAGGGCGCCCCGGGCGCCCAGGGTGACGACGGCCTCGGGGACGAGGCCGAGCAGCGCCTCCAGCGCGTCGCCGGGGTCGTCGCGGCCGGTGAGGGCCGCCGCCTCGTGCTCGTTGGGCACGATGAGGTCGACGGCCTCCAGCAGCTCGGCGGGCAGCGGCACGGCCGGGGCCGGGGTCAGGATCACCTCCGCGCCGGGCACGTGGGCCGCGGCGACCACGGCGTCCATCGGCAGCTCCAGTTGCAGAAGCAGCGCGTCGGACCGGGCGATGACCTCCGCGTCCCGCCCGTCCGGCCCGGTGACCGCGCCGTTCGCGCCGGGCACCACGATGATCGAGTTGTCGCCGCCGTCCTGCACGACGATGTGGGCGACGCCCGACGGGCCGGGCACGACCCGCAGCCCGGTGGTGTCCACGCCCGCCTCGGCGAGCGCGGCCCGCAGCCCCGGCCCGAACGCGTCGTCCCCCACGGCTCCGAAGAAGGCCACGTCGGCGCCCGCGCGGGCCGCGGCGATCGCCTGGTTGGCTCCCTTGCCGCCGGGAATCGTGCGGAACTCCCGGCCCGTGACGGTCTCACCCGGCTTGGGGGCCTGGGCGACGTACGCCACCAGGTCCATGTTGGCGCTGCCGAACACCGAGATCATCGTCGTTCCCCCTCACAGAGCGCGAGCGTGCGGGCGGCGAGCGACTCGATCGAGACGCCGTCGAAGCCGGGCAGGCTGCTGGCCAGCCGGTCCCTGGTGATCCACCGCTCGGGGACGCCGCCCGCCAGCGCCCCGGCGATCGATCCGGCGGTGGCGGCGGCCGAGTCGGTGTCCCAGCCTCCGGCCACGGCCGCGCCGACGGTCGCGCCGAAGTCGCCCGCACCGTGCACTGCGCCATGAACGAGCGCCGCCGCCAGCAGCGCCGCGTTGTTAACAGTGTGGACCCAGTGGAGGTCGCCGTGCCGCGCGTAGAGCCGGTCGACGACCCGCTCGAAGTCCGGCTCGGCCGCGGCGTCCGCGACGGCCTGCCGTACGGCCCCGGCCAGGCGCGAGCCGGGCGGCACGACCGAGAGCCCGGCCTCGATCACCTCGTCCATTCCGGCGGCCACGAGCGCCTGCGCGCACATGGCGGCGGCGAACATCGCGCCGTAGATCCCGTTGGCCGTGTGGCTGAGCCGGGCGTCCCGCCACGCCTGCGCCGCGGCCGTCGCCGGATCGCCCGGGTTGGCCCAGCCGTACACGTCGGCCCTGATCAACGCGCCGATCCACTCGCGGAACGGGTTGCGGTGGACGGCGGTCGCGGGGACTTCGAGACCCGCGAGCAGGTTGCGGTAGGCCGCCCGCTCGGCGGTGAAGACCCGCCCGGCGGGCAGCGCGTCGAGCCAGGTCTTCGCGACGTCCTCGGTCGTGAAGTCCCGTCCGTGCCGTTCCAGCACGGTGAGCGCGAGCAGCGCGTAGTTGAGGTCGTCGTCCTCGGGCACGCCGTCGATGTTCTCGGCGAGGCTGGTGGCCGCGCTGCGGCGGTTCCACGGCCACCGCTCCGCGATCTCCGGCGGCAGCCCCTTCGCGGTGAACCAGCCGCGGATCGGCCAGTTGCCGGTCGCCTCGGCGATGGCCCTGATCCCCTCGCGGGGGATCTTCTCCACCGGCTTGCCCAGCAGGCAGCCGGCCGCCCTCCCCCACCAGGCGCCCAGAACCCGCCCGGGCTCGGGGCGCGTCCGCGTGCCGGAGGCGGGCCAGTCCGGGCAGCTCGCGACGATCTCTCCGAGCTCCGAGGGCTCGGGCAGCGGCGAGGGGATCGCCGCGAGCGTGTCGAGCAGCTCCCCGGCCAGGGCGCGCAGCGCCTCGGGGGCGGGCTCGGCGGAGGCCCCCGCCCTCGGCGGCGCGTCGTGCCCGCCGGCGGCGTGCCAGCGCTCGCGCACGGCCGCCACCTCCGGGAGCGTTCCCCGGCCGTCCTCGTCCGCCTGCCTCAGCTCGTGGCCCACGAGGTCCTCCGGCTGCACCCACGTCAGCCGGATCATCGCGCGTCTCCCCGCGGCGCGAGCAGGGCGTCGAAGGCGGCCTCGTGCGCGCGGCGGCGCTCCCGGTCGGCCCGGTGCACCCGCCGCGCGACGGCCGCGATCGCCCGCCCCGGCCCGACCAGGTCCGTACGGCTGGCCGTCGCCACCTGCTCCAGCCAGTCGGCGGGGACGGCGGCCCGCCCGCCGAGCGCCCCGGCGACGGCCCCGCCCATCGAGGCGATGGAGTCGGCGTCGCGGCCGTAGTTGACGCCGCCGAGCACCGTCTCGCGGTAGTCGCCCTTGGCCATCACCAGGAACGCGAGCGCGAGCGGCAGTTCCTCGATGCTGTGCAGCCGGCTCGGCCGCCGCGCCCCGAGGCCCTGGTCGCGGTAGGTGTCGGCCACCGTGTCGTACGGGCGGATCGCCGCGCGCAGGGCCTCGAAGGAGCCCTCCCAGTGGCCGAGGCCCCGGGCGGCCGAGCAGACCGCGTCGATGGCGGCCCGGGTGCCGTCGCGGGCGAGCCGCAGGCAGGTCGCGACGACCGAGTCGGGCGTCGCGCCCGGCCGCATCGCCTCGGCGACCGCCGCCGCCAGCACGCCCGCCGCCTCACGGCCGTAGCTCGACTGGTGCGCCCCGGCCAGGTCGATCGCCTCGGCGTACGCGCCGTCGGGGTCGCCCGCGTTGACGACGCCGACCGGCGCCATGTACATCGCCGCGCCGCAGTTGACGATGTTGCCGACCCCGGCCTCGCGGGGGTCGGCGTGGCCGTAGTGCAGCCGCAGCACGAGCCACTTCTCGGCGAGGAACACCCGGTGGAGCGGCAGCGCCTCGGCCTCCAGCTCGGGGATCCACCGCTTCTCCCCCATCATCTCGGGCACCAGGTGCTCGGCGGCGGCGTAGGCGTCCAGGTGACCGCCGACCCGCTCGTACACCCGGATGAGGGCGTGCGTCATCAACGTGTCGTCGGTGACGTGGCCGTCCCCCTTGTGATAGGGCGCGATGGGGCGGGCGTTGCGCCAGTCCTCGTTGAAGGGGGGGACGACGCCGCGCACCCGGCCTCCGTAGCGCTCCTGGATCTGCTCGGGCGTCCACCCCTCGGTGGCTCCGCCGAGCGCGTCGCCCACCGCGGCGCCCGCCACACACCCCACGGCGCGATCGGCCAGCAGGTCGTCATCCGGCAGGTCCTCCTGCGGCGTCATCCGGTCTTCCCCCTTGTCCGTACGCGTGATGTGGCCGGGCGTCATGCGAGCCGCCCGGCGATGTCCAGCAGGTCGGTTCCCGCGAGCTCCGGCAGGCAGCAGCCGGCCAGGACGCGGGCCCGCTCGCGCCAGGCGGCGGGCAGCGCGTCGTGCCCCGCGGCGCAGCCGAGCAGCGCGCCGGTGAGCGCGGGCGCGGAGTCGGCGACCGGGGCGAGGCAGGCCGCCGCCGAGACGCCCGCGCCGAACGCCTCCTGCGGCGGCCCGCAGGAGGCGACGTCGGCGAGGGCCAGCGCGACCGGCACGGTCTGCGCGGCGGCGACGCCGTAGCTGTAGACGTGGTCGAGCACGGCGGCGTCCAGCGCCGGCACCGCGGCGAAGGGCGAGCCCGCCGCCCGCGCCGCCGCGAGGGCCTCGCGCGC
This region includes:
- a CDS encoding ADP-ribosylglycohydrolase family protein: MIRLTWVQPEDLVGHELRQADEDGRGTLPEVAAVRERWHAAGGHDAPPRAGASAEPAPEALRALAGELLDTLAAIPSPLPEPSELGEIVASCPDWPASGTRTRPEPGRVLGAWWGRAAGCLLGKPVEKIPREGIRAIAEATGNWPIRGWFTAKGLPPEIAERWPWNRRSAATSLAENIDGVPEDDDLNYALLALTVLERHGRDFTTEDVAKTWLDALPAGRVFTAERAAYRNLLAGLEVPATAVHRNPFREWIGALIRADVYGWANPGDPATAAAQAWRDARLSHTANGIYGAMFAAAMCAQALVAAGMDEVIEAGLSVVPPGSRLAGAVRQAVADAAAEPDFERVVDRLYARHGDLHWVHTVNNAALLAAALVHGAVHGAGDFGATVGAAVAGGWDTDSAAATAGSIAGALAGGVPERWITRDRLASSLPGFDGVSIESLAARTLALCEGERR
- a CDS encoding ADP-ribosylglycohydrolase family protein, whose product is MTPGHITRTDKGEDRMTPQEDLPDDDLLADRAVGCVAGAAVGDALGGATEGWTPEQIQERYGGRVRGVVPPFNEDWRNARPIAPYHKGDGHVTDDTLMTHALIRVYERVGGHLDAYAAAEHLVPEMMGEKRWIPELEAEALPLHRVFLAEKWLVLRLHYGHADPREAGVGNIVNCGAAMYMAPVGVVNAGDPDGAYAEAIDLAGAHQSSYGREAAGVLAAAVAEAMRPGATPDSVVATCLRLARDGTRAAIDAVCSAARGLGHWEGSFEALRAAIRPYDTVADTYRDQGLGARRPSRLHSIEELPLALAFLVMAKGDYRETVLGGVNYGRDADSIASMGGAVAGALGGRAAVPADWLEQVATASRTDLVGPGRAIAAVARRVHRADRERRRAHEAAFDALLAPRGDAR